A section of the Pedobacter sp. HDW13 genome encodes:
- a CDS encoding ABC transporter permease yields MEEFEVSDASKKTKTVYISTIISIALVLLMLGLLGLVLVHAKNLSNYVKENIVLNIIVDEGAKEADVLAFQKELNANPAVKQTQYVNKELAARNLTQDLGEDFVNFLGYNPLTSTFDVYLKAEYANNKSIDALKASISKNPVVKEVVYQSSLIDMVNKNISTIGLIILAFAILLLIISIALINNTIRLAIYSQRFLIKSMQLVGATKNFIRRPFLLYAALHGLIAAFIAIIILLATLIYARKEVPEIIILNNYTEFGFVFIGLLIVGIFITGISTWFAVSRYLRLKSYHLYR; encoded by the coding sequence ATGGAAGAATTCGAAGTAAGTGACGCATCTAAGAAAACCAAAACCGTATACATCTCTACGATCATTAGTATTGCTTTGGTTTTGTTAATGCTGGGGCTGCTTGGGTTGGTACTTGTACATGCCAAAAACCTGTCTAACTACGTTAAAGAGAACATCGTTTTAAATATTATTGTGGATGAAGGCGCAAAAGAAGCCGATGTACTGGCCTTTCAGAAAGAGTTAAATGCTAACCCTGCCGTAAAGCAAACGCAATACGTAAACAAAGAACTTGCAGCAAGAAATTTAACACAGGATTTAGGCGAAGATTTTGTTAACTTTTTAGGTTACAACCCCTTGACTTCTACTTTCGATGTGTATTTAAAAGCAGAATATGCCAACAATAAAAGTATCGATGCTTTAAAAGCCAGTATTTCTAAAAATCCTGTGGTTAAAGAAGTGGTTTACCAGAGCTCATTAATTGATATGGTAAATAAAAATATCAGCACCATTGGTTTAATTATTTTAGCATTTGCTATTTTGCTATTAATCATATCTATAGCACTGATAAACAATACAATACGACTAGCCATTTACTCGCAACGCTTTTTAATTAAAAGTATGCAGCTGGTTGGTGCAACGAAAAATTTTATCAGACGTCCTTTCTTACTGTATGCTGCCCTGCACGGTTTAATTGCGGCCTTTATTGCCATTATTATCCTTTTGGCCACATTGATATACGCCCGTAAAGAAGTACCCGAAATTATAATTTTAAATAATTATACTGAATTTGGTTTCGTATTTATAGGCCTTTTAATTGTGGGCATTTTTATAACGGGTATTAGTACCTGGTTTGCAGTAAGTAGATATTTACGTTTAAAATCTTATC